The following coding sequences are from one Deltaproteobacteria bacterium window:
- a CDS encoding ABC transporter permease, with translation MGFLADSIFSAILLVGSLDPELVNIVSVSLKVSLSSTLIASVAGIPAGFFIACQDFRGKRLLITILNTLLALPTVVVGLLVYSFISRRGVLGALNLLYTQKAIILGQVILILPIVTVFTISAISRIDERYKQTAMTLGASPLQTALIIVREARFGIVAAVIAAFGRVIAEVGISMMLGGNARGFTRTMTTAMALEYDKGEFVLSLALGMVLLSVSFAVNLLFNYVQGRTETSEA, from the coding sequence ATGGGCTTCCTCGCTGACAGCATCTTTTCAGCAATTCTTCTGGTGGGCTCGCTCGATCCTGAGCTCGTCAACATCGTCTCGGTGTCGTTGAAAGTGAGCCTCAGTTCCACCCTGATTGCCAGTGTTGCTGGCATCCCGGCAGGCTTTTTCATCGCCTGCCAGGATTTCCGGGGCAAGCGGCTGCTGATCACTATTCTCAATACTTTGCTGGCTCTGCCAACAGTGGTGGTGGGCCTGCTTGTTTACAGCTTCATTTCGAGACGAGGAGTTCTGGGGGCTCTCAATCTACTCTACACCCAGAAGGCAATCATTCTTGGGCAGGTGATTCTCATCCTGCCAATAGTAACCGTGTTTACCATCTCTGCCATCAGCAGAATCGATGAACGCTACAAACAGACCGCCATGACTCTCGGAGCTTCTCCTCTGCAGACAGCTCTGATTATTGTGCGGGAAGCACGTTTTGGCATCGTGGCAGCGGTTATTGCTGCCTTTGGCCGGGTTATTGCCGAGGTGGGGATCAGTATGATGCTGGGTGGAAATGCCCGGGGATTCACGCGAACCATGACTACCGCAATGGCTCTGGAGTACGACAAGGGAGAATTTGTTCTGAGTCTGGCTCTCGGAATGGTCTTGCTCTCGGTGAGTTTCGCGGTGA